One Desulfobacterales bacterium genomic window carries:
- a CDS encoding acyl-CoA dehydrogenase family protein has protein sequence MTYEFNEQSSYQEYFTKAHEMVRKSVKEFVEKEVLPFIETWEEEGEIPRKIYKKAGDLGILGIGHPEEYGGTKGDIFFKICAAEELMRSGSGGFAASLGSLDIAIPPIAKFGTQEQKERFIKPVVAGERIAALAITEPSGGSDVANIQTTAVKDGNHYIVNGSKTFITSGVRADQITCAVRTGAKGAHGISLIVIESNTKGYSVSQKLKKTGWLCSDTAEIFFDNCKVPAENLIGKENEGFYIIMGNFQTERLQLAIMANMTAKLALEAASKYAKRREVFGRPIEGFQVMRHKLVDMSTLVEISTEFTYRVASKIDSGLNQIKEISMAKNFACSVSDKVTYDAVQIFGGYGFMKGYLVERLYRDNRVLSIGGGTTEIMKEIIWKMMV, from the coding sequence ATGACATACGAATTTAACGAACAGTCATCTTATCAGGAATATTTCACAAAAGCTCACGAAATGGTTAGAAAATCTGTTAAGGAATTTGTCGAAAAGGAAGTTCTTCCTTTTATTGAAACATGGGAGGAAGAAGGCGAAATACCAAGAAAGATTTATAAAAAAGCAGGGGACTTAGGCATATTAGGAATAGGACATCCTGAAGAATATGGAGGCACTAAAGGCGATATTTTTTTTAAAATATGCGCTGCTGAGGAGTTAATGAGATCTGGTTCAGGTGGTTTTGCAGCAAGTCTTGGATCCCTTGATATTGCCATCCCTCCTATAGCTAAATTTGGAACTCAAGAGCAAAAAGAACGTTTTATTAAACCTGTGGTTGCAGGAGAACGAATAGCTGCTTTGGCTATTACTGAGCCATCTGGAGGTTCTGATGTTGCGAATATTCAAACTACTGCTGTAAAAGATGGAAATCATTACATTGTAAATGGTTCAAAAACATTTATAACGAGTGGTGTTAGGGCTGATCAAATAACTTGCGCCGTTAGAACTGGAGCAAAAGGTGCCCATGGAATAAGCCTTATTGTTATTGAGTCCAATACTAAAGGTTATAGCGTATCCCAAAAATTGAAAAAGACAGGATGGCTTTGTTCTGATACTGCTGAAATATTTTTTGATAATTGCAAAGTTCCAGCTGAAAATTTGATAGGTAAAGAAAATGAAGGTTTTTACATTATCATGGGAAACTTTCAAACTGAAAGGCTTCAACTTGCTATTATGGCAAACATGACAGCTAAGCTTGCTTTAGAAGCCGCTTCAAAATATGCTAAAAGAAGAGAAGTTTTTGGCAGACCTATTGAAGGATTTCAGGTTATGCGCCATAAGCTTGTTGATATGTCTACTTTAGTTGAAATCAGCACTGAATTTACTTATCGGGTAGCCTCAAAAATCGATTCTGGATTAAATCAAATTAAAGAGATTTCTATGGCAAAAAATTTTGCCTGTAGTGTGAGTGACAAAGTTACCTATGACGCTGTTCAAATATTTGGAGGCTATGGCTTTATGAAAGGATATCTTGTAGAACGTCTTTATAGGGATAATCGTGTTTTATCCATAGGTGGAGGCACTACAGAAATCATGAAAGAAATAATATGGAAAATGATGGTTTAA